In a single window of the Bacteroides acidifaciens genome:
- a CDS encoding efflux RND transporter periplasmic adaptor subunit encodes MKKIFYSVLLLALTACMGNQQITDNETGMVSATEVAADTVAKQTEVDAVTSATSKPNQVSFNGRIVLPPQRQATIALTMGGVVKNTSLLPGQHIAKNAVIATLENPEFITLQQTYLDSHAQAEYLLAEYERQKALSAEQAASQKKFQQSKADYLSMKSRQDAAAAQLSLLGVAPETLLKNGIQPLLEVKAPISGYAANVAMNIGKYINPGEALCEIIDKSSPMLCLTTYEKDLADIQVGSPVQFRVNGMGTQTFNGTVVSIGQKVDETNRSLEVYSSIKETNAQFRPGMYVTAHIQKND; translated from the coding sequence ATGAAGAAGATATTTTATTCTGTCCTTTTACTTGCTTTGACAGCTTGTATGGGCAACCAACAGATTACGGATAACGAAACTGGTATGGTTTCCGCAACTGAAGTTGCGGCAGACACCGTGGCGAAACAAACCGAAGTGGATGCCGTCACTTCCGCGACTTCGAAACCTAATCAGGTTTCATTCAACGGGCGCATTGTCCTTCCACCCCAACGACAGGCGACCATAGCGTTAACGATGGGTGGGGTAGTCAAGAACACTTCTCTGTTGCCCGGACAACATATAGCTAAGAACGCAGTTATCGCCACCTTGGAAAATCCGGAATTCATTACCCTGCAACAAACTTATCTTGACAGTCATGCGCAAGCGGAATATCTTCTGGCGGAATACGAGCGTCAAAAGGCACTTTCCGCCGAACAGGCGGCTTCGCAAAAGAAGTTTCAGCAGAGCAAAGCGGATTATCTCTCCATGAAAAGCCGCCAGGATGCCGCTGCCGCACAACTCTCACTGCTGGGTGTCGCCCCGGAGACATTGCTAAAGAACGGCATCCAGCCATTGCTGGAAGTGAAAGCCCCCATCAGTGGATATGCAGCCAATGTGGCAATGAATATAGGCAAATATATCAATCCGGGAGAAGCTCTTTGTGAGATTATTGACAAAAGTTCCCCGATGCTTTGCCTGACTACTTACGAAAAAGACCTTGCAGACATACAAGTGGGCAGTCCCGTGCAGTTCCGCGTCAACGGGATGGGAACGCAGACTTTCAACGGAACAGTAGTCTCCATCGGACAAAAAGTAGACGAAACCAACCGTTCGCTCGAAGTTTATTCTTCTATCAAAGAGACAAACGCACAATTCCGACCGGGCATGTATGTCACGGCACATATTCAGAAAAACGATTAA
- a CDS encoding CusA/CzcA family heavy metal efflux RND transporter, which produces MFTAIVRFSIKKKLFVGFTTLFLLIGGIYAMLTLPIDAVPDITNNQVQIVTVSPTLAPQEVEQLITMPIELAMSNIMNVEDIRSVSRFGLSVVTVVFKENVPTLDARQLINEQIQTVAGEIPPELGAPEMMPITTGLGEIYQYILKVAPGYEEKYDAMELRTIQDWMVKRQLSGIPGIVEINSFGGYLKQYEVAVDPDALFSLNITIGEVFEALSSNNQNTGGSYIEKAKNAYYIRSEGMITRTKDIERIVVANRNGIPVHISDVGVVRFGSPKRFGAMTMDGEGECVGGIAMMLKGANANVVTQELEKRVEKIQHLLPEGVSIEPYLSRSELVNRNISTVVNNLIEGAIIVFLVLIIFLGNVRAGLIVASVIPLAMLFAFIMMRLFDVTANLMSLGAIDFGIVVDGSIVILEGILAHIYGKQFRGRTFTREEMDKEVEKGASAVVRSATFAVLIILIVFFPILTLNGIEGKYFTPMAKTLVFCIIGALILSLTYVPMMASLFLKHTIVVKPTLADRFFEKLNSVYQRCLRSCLHHKWRTVIVAFAALIGSLFLFTRLGAEFIPTLDEGDFAMQMTLPAGSSLSESIEVSRLAEKTLMDKFPEIKHVVAKIGTAEVPTDPMAVEDADVMIIMKPFKEWTSAENRAEMVDKMKEALEPLSERAEFNFSQPIQLRFNELMTGAKADIAVKLYGEDTHELYEKAKEAAAYVEKVPGASDVIVEQTMGLPQLVVKYNRSKIARYGINIEELNTIIRTAYAGESSGVVFENERRFDLVVRLDQEKVADLNLDQLFVRTSEGIQIPVGEVASIDLVSGPLQINRDATKRRIVIGVNVRDADIQQVVADIQKTLDRNVKLKPGYYFEYGGQFENLQNAIHTLLIVIPVALMLILLILFFAFKNITYTLMVFSTVPLSLIGGIIALWLRGLPFSISAGVGFIALFGVAVLNGILMVNHFNELRKQNAYSMTTNRIIAKGTPHLLRPVFLTGLVASLGFVPMAIATSAGAEVQRPLATVVIGGLIISTVLTLLIIPVFYKIVNSLATWKRPGAKFHLPFFVLLPLFLLIPSFVSAQQASTVTLEQAIEIAKQNHPRLKMATNAIQQAKATRGEIVEASPTSFSYSWGQLNGENKKDKELAFEQSLGSLLTPFYKNALVNRQVKTTTFYRQMVEKEVTAEVKRAWAYYQYAANLCAMYRDQDKMAEKLQHIGELRYQQGEITLLEKNMMTTVAAELHNRWFQAQEEEKMALARFRWSCYSDQPIVPADSTLSLFYTSLSDGTLSGAHTAYFQSQADEAKAMLHVERSHFFPEISVGYTRQDILPLKNLNAWMVSASFPIYFLPQKSKVKQARLSATSAQIQADANIRELRNKVLELEASLRRYNESLRYYTSSALKEADELTKAANLQLQQSETGIAEYIQSITTARDIRRGYIETVYQYNIAALEYELFR; this is translated from the coding sequence ATGTTTACAGCTATTGTACGTTTTTCAATCAAGAAGAAGTTGTTTGTAGGGTTCACTACCCTCTTCCTGCTTATCGGCGGTATCTACGCGATGTTGACATTGCCCATCGACGCCGTGCCCGATATCACCAACAATCAGGTACAGATTGTGACCGTGTCGCCCACCCTCGCACCGCAAGAGGTAGAACAGCTCATCACCATGCCTATCGAACTAGCGATGAGCAACATCATGAATGTAGAAGATATCCGTTCCGTCAGCCGCTTCGGGCTATCGGTGGTGACCGTCGTGTTCAAAGAAAACGTCCCTACCCTCGATGCCCGGCAACTTATCAACGAACAGATACAAACCGTTGCCGGAGAGATTCCCCCCGAACTAGGAGCACCGGAAATGATGCCCATCACCACCGGACTCGGAGAAATCTACCAGTACATACTGAAAGTAGCCCCCGGTTACGAAGAGAAATACGATGCCATGGAACTCCGCACCATTCAGGACTGGATGGTGAAACGCCAGTTGTCCGGCATACCGGGTATCGTAGAAATCAACAGTTTCGGCGGCTACCTGAAACAGTATGAAGTCGCCGTCGACCCGGACGCGCTCTTCTCACTGAACATCACCATCGGAGAAGTATTCGAAGCCCTCAGCAGCAACAACCAGAACACAGGCGGAAGCTATATAGAAAAAGCGAAGAATGCCTATTATATCCGGTCGGAAGGTATGATTACCCGGACGAAGGACATCGAGCGCATCGTTGTAGCCAACCGGAACGGGATTCCGGTACATATCAGCGATGTAGGCGTAGTCCGTTTCGGCTCTCCCAAACGTTTCGGCGCCATGACAATGGACGGCGAAGGCGAGTGTGTAGGCGGAATCGCGATGATGCTGAAAGGAGCCAATGCCAACGTCGTCACCCAGGAACTTGAAAAAAGAGTAGAGAAGATACAGCACCTGCTGCCCGAAGGTGTCAGCATCGAACCTTATCTGAGCCGCTCGGAACTGGTGAACCGGAATATCTCAACCGTTGTCAACAACCTGATTGAAGGTGCAATTATCGTATTCCTCGTACTTATCATCTTCCTCGGCAATGTACGTGCCGGACTGATTGTCGCGTCAGTCATTCCGCTGGCGATGCTCTTTGCCTTTATCATGATGCGCCTTTTCGATGTCACCGCCAACCTGATGAGCCTTGGCGCCATCGACTTCGGTATCGTTGTGGACGGCTCTATCGTCATACTGGAAGGCATCCTCGCCCATATCTACGGCAAGCAGTTCCGGGGACGGACATTCACCCGTGAAGAGATGGACAAAGAAGTGGAAAAAGGAGCATCCGCTGTAGTCCGCTCGGCAACTTTCGCCGTATTGATTATCCTGATAGTATTCTTCCCCATCCTCACCCTCAACGGAATTGAAGGGAAATACTTCACCCCGATGGCAAAAACACTTGTATTCTGCATCATCGGAGCCTTGATTCTTTCACTCACCTATGTCCCGATGATGGCATCGCTCTTCCTGAAACATACCATCGTGGTGAAACCGACACTTGCCGACCGTTTCTTCGAGAAACTGAACAGCGTATATCAACGCTGCCTTCGTTCCTGCCTGCATCACAAGTGGCGTACCGTCATCGTAGCCTTTGCCGCGCTAATCGGTTCGCTCTTCCTCTTCACCCGGCTGGGTGCCGAATTTATCCCGACCCTGGACGAAGGCGACTTTGCCATGCAAATGACATTGCCTGCCGGAAGTTCGCTATCAGAAAGTATCGAAGTATCCCGTCTGGCAGAAAAGACGCTGATGGACAAATTCCCGGAAATCAAGCATGTGGTTGCCAAAATCGGAACGGCGGAAGTCCCCACCGACCCGATGGCAGTAGAAGACGCCGACGTGATGATTATCATGAAACCTTTCAAAGAATGGACCAGCGCAGAAAACCGTGCGGAAATGGTGGATAAGATGAAGGAAGCACTCGAACCGCTGTCCGAGCGTGCCGAATTCAACTTCTCGCAACCGATACAGCTCCGTTTTAATGAGCTGATGACAGGAGCCAAAGCGGACATTGCCGTCAAACTGTACGGAGAAGACACTCACGAACTCTACGAAAAAGCAAAAGAAGCCGCCGCCTATGTAGAAAAAGTGCCCGGAGCGTCGGACGTCATCGTAGAGCAGACGATGGGATTGCCCCAGCTCGTAGTGAAATACAACCGCAGCAAGATAGCCCGCTACGGCATCAACATAGAAGAACTCAACACGATTATCCGAACCGCCTATGCCGGAGAATCCAGCGGCGTAGTGTTTGAAAACGAACGGAGGTTCGACCTCGTCGTCCGTCTCGACCAGGAGAAAGTAGCGGATTTGAATCTCGACCAATTGTTTGTGCGCACTTCCGAAGGAATCCAGATTCCGGTCGGAGAAGTAGCGAGCATAGACCTCGTCAGCGGACCTCTCCAAATCAACCGCGACGCTACGAAACGCCGTATCGTCATCGGTGTCAATGTGCGTGACGCAGATATACAGCAAGTGGTGGCGGACATACAAAAGACATTGGACAGGAACGTCAAGCTGAAACCGGGATATTACTTCGAATACGGCGGTCAGTTCGAGAACTTGCAGAACGCCATTCACACACTGCTTATTGTCATTCCGGTAGCATTGATGCTCATCCTGTTGATTCTGTTCTTTGCTTTCAAGAATATCACCTATACACTGATGGTATTCTCCACCGTTCCGTTGTCGCTTATCGGCGGTATCATCGCCCTTTGGCTGCGCGGGCTTCCGTTCAGCATATCGGCGGGTGTAGGCTTCATCGCATTATTCGGTGTGGCGGTGCTGAACGGTATCCTCATGGTGAATCACTTCAACGAACTTCGTAAACAAAACGCTTACTCCATGACTACAAACCGAATCATCGCCAAGGGAACTCCGCATCTGCTCCGTCCCGTATTCCTGACAGGCTTGGTGGCATCATTGGGATTTGTCCCGATGGCTATCGCCACTTCCGCCGGTGCCGAGGTGCAACGCCCGCTGGCAACTGTCGTTATTGGCGGATTGATTATCTCCACTGTGTTGACGTTGCTTATCATTCCGGTGTTCTACAAAATTGTGAATTCATTGGCTACCTGGAAACGTCCGGGAGCCAAGTTTCACCTGCCGTTCTTCGTCCTTCTTCCCCTGTTCCTGCTGATTCCTTCTTTCGTTTCTGCGCAACAAGCATCGACCGTTACTTTGGAACAGGCCATCGAGATAGCGAAACAGAATCACCCCCGTCTGAAAATGGCAACAAACGCCATCCAACAAGCCAAGGCTACCCGTGGAGAGATTGTAGAAGCGTCCCCTACCTCATTCAGCTATTCCTGGGGACAACTCAACGGAGAGAACAAGAAAGACAAGGAACTGGCTTTCGAGCAAAGCCTGGGTTCTCTGCTGACTCCGTTCTACAAGAATGCATTAGTCAACCGACAAGTGAAAACAACCACATTCTATCGTCAGATGGTGGAGAAGGAAGTCACGGCAGAAGTGAAGCGGGCATGGGCATACTACCAATATGCCGCCAACCTCTGTGCCATGTACCGCGACCAGGATAAGATGGCGGAAAAGTTACAGCATATCGGTGAACTGCGTTATCAACAGGGGGAAATCACCTTGCTCGAAAAGAATATGATGACAACCGTCGCCGCCGAACTGCACAACCGTTGGTTCCAGGCACAGGAAGAAGAGAAAATGGCTTTGGCACGCTTCCGCTGGAGTTGTTATTCAGACCAGCCGATTGTTCCGGCAGATTCTACCTTATCGCTGTTTTATACCAGCCTTTCAGACGGGACGCTATCGGGAGCGCACACTGCTTACTTTCAAAGTCAGGCGGACGAAGCGAAAGCAATGCTTCATGTAGAGCGGAGCCATTTCTTTCCGGAAATCAGCGTGGGATATACCCGCCAGGATATTCTTCCGTTGAAGAATCTGAATGCATGGATGGTGAGTGCCTCCTTCCCTATCTACTTCCTGCCCCAAAAGAGCAAGGTGAAGCAAGCACGGTTATCTGCTACCTCAGCACAGATTCAGGCAGACGCGAATATTCGCGAATTGAGAAACAAAGTGCTTGAACTGGAAGCTTCACTCCGCAGATACAACGAGAGCTTACGCTACTACACTTCTTCCGCCTTGAAAGAAGCGGACGAGTTGACCAAGGCTGCCAATCTCCAGTTGCAACAAAGCGAAACGGGTATAGCGGAATACATACAGTCCATAACAACCGCCCGGGATATTCGTCGCGGCTATATCGAGACTGTCTACCAATATAACATTGCCGCATTAGAGTATGAACTCTTTAGATAA
- a CDS encoding glutathione peroxidase, protein MKSFILMVVAMVCAISLEAQNKSFYDFTVQTIDGKEFPLSSLKGKKVLVVNVASKCGLTPQYAKLQELYEKYKDKNFVIIGFPANNFMGQEPGSNEEIAKFCSLKYDVTFPMMAKISVKGKEMAPLYQWLTEKKLNGKEDAPVQWNFQKFMIDENGNWIGVVAPKESPFSEKIITWIEKE, encoded by the coding sequence ATGAAATCATTTATTTTAATGGTGGTAGCTATGGTGTGTGCAATATCTTTGGAAGCGCAGAACAAGTCTTTCTACGACTTCACTGTGCAAACGATTGACGGTAAGGAATTTCCTCTTTCGTCCTTGAAAGGAAAGAAAGTGCTGGTGGTGAATGTGGCTTCAAAGTGTGGATTGACACCACAATATGCCAAGTTGCAGGAATTGTACGAGAAGTATAAGGATAAGAACTTCGTTATTATCGGCTTTCCCGCCAATAACTTTATGGGGCAGGAACCGGGAAGCAATGAGGAGATTGCCAAGTTCTGTTCATTGAAGTATGATGTCACTTTCCCGATGATGGCTAAGATTTCCGTCAAAGGCAAGGAGATGGCTCCACTTTATCAATGGCTGACGGAGAAGAAACTGAATGGAAAAGAAGATGCACCCGTTCAGTGGAACTTCCAGAAGTTTATGATTGACGAGAACGGAAACTGGATTGGGGTCGTTGCTCCCAAAGAGAGCCCGTTCTCGGAGAAAATCATTACTTGGATAGAGAAGGAATAA
- a CDS encoding NUDIX hydrolase: MSSDNNQEMFPVVDEQGNITGAATRGECHGGSKLLHPVVHLHVFNTKGDLYLQKRPEWKDIQPGKWDTAVGGHIDLGESVEIALKREVREELGITDFTPELLTHYVFESDREKELVFVHKTVYDGEIHPSDELDSGRFWTIEEIEENLGKGIFTPNFEGELKKVSLIPSLSK; the protein is encoded by the coding sequence ATGTCAAGCGATAATAACCAAGAAATGTTTCCCGTCGTCGATGAACAGGGAAATATCACCGGAGCCGCCACCCGCGGAGAATGCCACGGCGGCAGCAAATTGCTTCATCCGGTCGTCCATCTGCACGTCTTCAACACGAAAGGGGATTTGTATCTGCAAAAACGTCCCGAATGGAAAGACATCCAACCTGGGAAATGGGACACAGCCGTAGGCGGACATATCGATTTAGGCGAAAGCGTAGAGATAGCCCTTAAACGGGAAGTCCGTGAAGAGCTGGGCATCACGGACTTTACTCCCGAGCTTCTGACTCATTATGTTTTCGAGTCCGACCGCGAGAAAGAACTCGTATTCGTTCATAAGACCGTCTACGATGGTGAAATCCACCCCAGCGACGAACTGGACAGCGGACGATTCTGGACCATCGAAGAAATAGAAGAGAACCTGGGAAAAGGCATTTTCACTCCCAACTTTGAAGGAGAACTGAAGAAAGTATCCCTTATTCCTTCTCTATCCAAGTAA
- a CDS encoding S-adenosylmethionine:tRNA ribosyltransferase-isomerase, whose product MKEDPKHIHISEYNYPLPDERIAKFPLAVRDQSKLLVYRRGEVSEDTFTSLPEYLPKGALMVFNNTKVIQARLHFRKETGALIEVFCLEPIQPNDYVLNFQQTEHAAWLCMIGNLKKWKDGTLKREMTVKGLPITLTAKRGESRGTSHWVDFSWDNPEVTFTDILEVFGELPIPPYLNRETEESDKETYQTVYSKIKGSVAAPTAGLHFTPRVLDALQEKGIELEELTLHVGAGTFKPVKSEEIEGHEMHTEYISVNRSTIKKLIDHDGCAVAVGTTSVRTLESLYHIGVTLADNPDATEEELHVRQWQPYEKYDQIPPIVALQKILGYLDRNGLEALHTSTQIIIAPGYQYKIVKAMVTNFHQPQSTLLLLVSAFVKGDWRTIYDYALSHDFRFLSYGDSSLLMP is encoded by the coding sequence ATGAAAGAAGACCCGAAGCATATCCATATCAGCGAATACAATTATCCATTGCCGGATGAACGCATTGCCAAATTCCCGTTAGCTGTCCGAGACCAATCGAAATTGTTAGTGTACCGCCGCGGTGAAGTAAGCGAAGATACTTTCACCTCTTTGCCCGAGTATCTGCCTAAAGGTGCTTTGATGGTATTCAACAATACAAAAGTAATTCAGGCAAGGCTACATTTCCGCAAGGAAACGGGGGCGTTGATTGAAGTGTTCTGCCTCGAGCCCATTCAGCCCAATGATTATGTACTGAACTTCCAGCAAACAGAACATGCCGCATGGCTTTGCATGATTGGCAACCTGAAGAAATGGAAAGACGGAACGCTGAAACGGGAAATGACAGTAAAAGGATTGCCAATCACGCTGACCGCAAAGAGAGGAGAAAGCAGAGGAACCAGCCATTGGGTAGACTTCTCATGGGATAATCCGGAAGTGACTTTCACAGATATTCTCGAAGTATTCGGGGAGCTTCCTATCCCTCCTTATCTAAACCGGGAGACGGAAGAAAGCGATAAAGAAACTTATCAGACGGTTTATTCAAAAATTAAAGGTTCGGTAGCCGCACCTACCGCCGGACTGCATTTCACTCCCCGAGTATTGGATGCACTGCAAGAGAAAGGAATAGAGCTTGAAGAACTGACTCTGCACGTAGGCGCAGGAACTTTCAAGCCTGTGAAAAGTGAAGAGATTGAAGGTCACGAAATGCATACGGAGTATATATCTGTCAATCGGAGCACTATCAAGAAACTTATCGACCATGACGGTTGCGCTGTTGCCGTAGGGACTACTTCGGTACGCACACTCGAAAGCCTGTATCATATCGGAGTCACACTGGCTGATAATCCGGATGCTACGGAAGAGGAACTACACGTCAGACAGTGGCAGCCTTATGAAAAGTATGACCAGATTCCCCCAATAGTTGCGTTACAAAAAATATTGGGCTATCTCGACAGAAACGGGCTTGAAGCACTTCATACCAGTACACAGATAATTATTGCCCCCGGCTACCAGTATAAAATAGTAAAAGCAATGGTTACTAATTTCCATCAGCCGCAAAGCACTTTATTACTTTTGGTCTCCGCTTTTGTAAAAGGAGACTGGCGCACGATTTATGATTATGCCCTGAGCCACGATTTCCGGTTCCTGAGTTACGGAGATTCTTCCTTATTAATGCCGTAA
- a CDS encoding helix-turn-helix domain-containing protein, producing MLDIKNRETLEIYVMGDDFKFYQNLKYLPLTSYPSNIQSALIVYCLSGRAKLTVHEDVHWIQPEELIILLPGQFVSFCEPSEDFSTVSMVISSSLFSDALSGVPRFSPHFFFYMRTHYWYPQMERDIPRIYNFLGMVKEKVKSQDVYRRELITHLLRYLYLELFNAYQKESALMTVRKDTRKEELANRFFGLIMKHFKENKDVAFYADKLCITSKYLTMVIKETSGKSAKDWIVEYIILEIKALLKNTSLNIQEIAIKTNFANQSSLGRFFRKHTGMSLSQYRMSSLD from the coding sequence ATGTTAGACATTAAAAATAGAGAGACATTAGAGATATACGTCATGGGTGACGATTTTAAATTTTACCAGAATCTGAAATATCTTCCTCTAACTTCTTATCCTTCTAATATCCAGTCAGCTTTGATTGTATATTGTTTGAGTGGAAGGGCGAAACTTACAGTACACGAAGATGTGCACTGGATACAGCCGGAGGAACTTATTATATTATTACCCGGACAATTTGTTTCATTCTGTGAGCCTAGTGAAGATTTCTCAACCGTTTCGATGGTGATCTCGTCTTCCTTGTTTAGTGATGCGTTGAGTGGAGTTCCACGATTCTCTCCGCATTTCTTTTTCTATATGCGAACCCATTATTGGTATCCGCAAATGGAACGTGATATTCCCCGGATATACAATTTCTTGGGAATGGTAAAAGAAAAAGTGAAGTCTCAGGATGTATATAGACGCGAGTTAATAACCCATTTACTGAGATACCTCTATCTAGAGTTGTTCAACGCTTATCAAAAGGAATCCGCTTTGATGACCGTACGTAAAGATACGCGTAAAGAAGAACTGGCTAATAGATTCTTCGGGCTAATCATGAAACATTTTAAAGAAAATAAAGATGTGGCTTTCTATGCGGATAAATTATGTATTACTTCCAAGTACCTGACTATGGTTATCAAGGAGACAAGCGGAAAGTCTGCTAAAGACTGGATTGTGGAATATATCATATTGGAGATTAAGGCTTTGCTGAAAAATACCAGTTTGAATATTCAGGAGATAGCAATTAAAACCAACTTTGCCAATCAGTCCTCTCTCGGACGTTTTTTCAGAAAGCATACCGGAATGTCACTGTCTCAGTACCGGATGAGTAGTTTGGACTAA
- the aroB gene encoding 3-dehydroquinate synthase gives MSKQEVILCESLETSLSRAIEQCPHDKLFILTDEHTRHLCLPSLKETTLLKDAVEICIGAEDVHKTVETLASVWMALSTQGATRHSLLINLGGGMVTDLGGFAAATFKRGISYINIPTTLLAMVDASVGGKTGINFNGLKNEIGAFAPASSVLIETEFLRTLDAYNFFSGYAEMLKHGLISNVAHWAELLSFNTSDIDYSALKRLVGESVQVKKDIVEQDPFEHGIRKALNLGHTVGHAFESMALAENRPVLHGYAVAWGIVCELYLSHTKVGFPKEKMRQTIQFIKDNYGVFAFDCKKYEQLYAYMTHDKKNTSGTINFTLLKDIGDICINQTADKDTIFEMLDFYRECMGI, from the coding sequence ATGAGTAAACAAGAAGTCATTCTCTGTGAAAGCTTGGAAACAAGCCTAAGTCGTGCCATTGAACAGTGTCCGCACGACAAATTATTCATCCTCACAGACGAGCATACCCGGCATCTCTGCCTGCCTTCGCTGAAGGAAACCACCTTACTGAAAGACGCCGTTGAAATCTGTATCGGAGCTGAGGATGTACATAAAACGGTGGAAACACTTGCTTCCGTATGGATGGCATTGAGTACCCAAGGAGCTACGCGCCACTCTTTACTTATCAACCTTGGTGGGGGGATGGTGACAGATTTGGGCGGTTTTGCCGCAGCTACATTCAAACGTGGCATCTCTTATATCAACATACCAACCACCCTGCTGGCTATGGTGGACGCTTCCGTCGGCGGCAAGACAGGTATCAACTTCAACGGACTGAAAAATGAAATCGGTGCATTCGCTCCGGCAAGCAGCGTGCTGATTGAAACGGAATTCCTGCGTACGCTGGACGCGTACAATTTCTTTTCCGGATATGCGGAGATGCTCAAGCACGGTTTGATAAGTAATGTTGCACATTGGGCGGAATTACTAAGTTTCAACACATCCGATATCGATTATAGCGCCCTCAAACGACTGGTCGGCGAATCAGTGCAAGTAAAAAAGGATATTGTGGAGCAAGACCCCTTTGAACATGGCATCCGTAAAGCGCTAAACCTGGGACATACCGTAGGACACGCATTTGAAAGCATGGCATTGGCAGAAAACCGTCCAGTTTTGCACGGATATGCAGTAGCCTGGGGAATTGTATGCGAATTGTATCTGTCTCACACCAAAGTAGGTTTCCCGAAAGAGAAAATGAGACAAACCATCCAATTTATTAAAGACAATTACGGTGTGTTTGCATTCGACTGCAAGAAGTATGAACAGCTCTATGCATACATGACACATGATAAAAAGAATACTTCGGGAACGATTAATTTCACTTTACTGAAAGACATCGGAGATATTTGCATTAATCAGACTGCCGACAAAGACACCATTTTTGAAATGCTGGACTTCTATCGCGAATGTATGGGGATTTAA